A genome region from Maridesulfovibrio salexigens DSM 2638 includes the following:
- a CDS encoding HU family DNA-binding protein: MSKTVLVKKIREKLELSAKDASAALDGVLSAIEDGLKEEGNVTLTGFGTFKTVERSARTGRNPQTGEAIQIPASRGVKFTPGKFLKDAVK; encoded by the coding sequence ATGAGTAAAACTGTTCTTGTTAAGAAAATCCGGGAAAAACTGGAGCTGAGTGCAAAAGACGCATCTGCCGCACTGGACGGCGTTCTCAGCGCAATCGAAGACGGCCTCAAAGAAGAAGGCAATGTTACCCTTACAGGTTTTGGTACATTTAAGACTGTAGAGCGTTCCGCTCGCACCGGACGCAACCCCCAGACCGGCGAAGCTATCCAGATTCCCGCTTCCCGTGGCGTTAAATTCACTCCCGGAAAATTCCTCAAGGACGCAGTTAAATAA
- a CDS encoding co-chaperone GroES: MNLKPLQDRVLIKRVETEQKTASGIIIPDSAKEKPMKGEVVAAGPGKDNNPMTVKAGDVVLFAKYAGNELKIDAEEFIIMREDEILAIVE, from the coding sequence ATGAATCTCAAGCCTTTACAGGATCGTGTACTCATCAAGCGTGTAGAAACTGAGCAGAAGACCGCCAGCGGCATCATCATCCCCGATTCCGCAAAAGAAAAGCCCATGAAAGGTGAAGTTGTTGCTGCAGGTCCCGGTAAAGACAACAACCCCATGACCGTTAAAGCAGGCGATGTAGTTCTCTTCGCTAAATATGCTGGTAACGAACTGAAAATCGACGCAGAAGAATTCATCATCATGCGCGAAGACGAAATCCTCGCAATTGTCGAGTAA
- the groL gene encoding chaperonin GroEL (60 kDa chaperone family; promotes refolding of misfolded polypeptides especially under stressful conditions; forms two stacked rings of heptamers to form a barrel-shaped 14mer; ends can be capped by GroES; misfolded proteins enter the barrel where they are refolded when GroES binds), with protein MAKAIEFDVTARDRLKKGVDTLAEAVKVTLGPKGRNVVIEKSWGAPTITKDGVTVAKEIDLEDKFENMGAQMVKEVASKTNDIAGDGTTTATVLAQSIFAEGVKLVAAGRNPMSIKRGIDSAVEAIVEELGKLAKPTRDKAEIAQVGTISANSDSTIGEILAEAMDKVGKEGVITVEEAKSMKTELDVVEGMQFDRGYLSPYFATDTDKMVCEFEDPMILLVEKKVSNMKDLLPILEQVLKMSRPLLIVAEDVDGEALATLVVNRLRANLNVCAIKAPGFGDRRKEMLKDLATLTGATVVSEDIGLSLDAMTVEGLGTAKRVRVDKENTVIVDGAGNVEEIKARVKQIEAQINDSSSDYDREKLQERLAKLVGGVAVIKVGAATEVEMKEKKARVEDALNATRAAVEEGIVAGGGTALVRCAKVLDDLKAGNDDELAGINIIRRAAQQPLRMISANAGFEGSVVVEKVAAGKDGFGFNAGTGEYEDLIKAGVIDPKKVTRIALQNAASVSSLLLTTECAISDAVEEE; from the coding sequence ATGGCAAAAGCAATTGAATTTGACGTAACTGCACGTGACCGCCTTAAAAAAGGTGTGGACACCCTCGCAGAAGCAGTAAAGGTTACCCTCGGACCCAAGGGCCGTAACGTTGTTATCGAAAAATCCTGGGGCGCTCCCACCATCACCAAAGACGGTGTGACTGTTGCCAAGGAAATCGACCTTGAAGACAAGTTCGAAAACATGGGCGCACAGATGGTTAAGGAAGTTGCTTCCAAAACCAACGACATCGCAGGTGACGGTACCACCACTGCTACCGTTCTGGCTCAGTCCATCTTCGCAGAAGGTGTAAAGCTTGTTGCTGCAGGCCGTAACCCCATGTCCATCAAACGCGGTATCGACTCCGCTGTTGAAGCTATCGTTGAAGAGCTCGGCAAACTTGCCAAGCCCACCCGCGACAAAGCTGAAATCGCTCAGGTCGGCACCATCTCCGCTAACAGCGACTCCACCATCGGTGAAATCCTCGCTGAAGCCATGGACAAAGTAGGTAAAGAAGGCGTTATCACCGTTGAGGAAGCCAAATCCATGAAAACCGAACTGGACGTTGTAGAAGGCATGCAGTTCGACCGCGGATACCTTTCCCCCTACTTCGCAACCGACACCGACAAAATGGTTTGCGAATTCGAAGATCCCATGATTCTTCTTGTTGAGAAAAAAGTTTCCAACATGAAAGATCTGCTCCCCATCCTCGAGCAGGTTCTCAAAATGTCCCGTCCCCTGCTCATCGTAGCTGAAGACGTCGACGGCGAAGCTCTGGCTACTCTCGTAGTTAACAGACTGCGCGCCAACCTCAATGTTTGCGCTATCAAGGCTCCCGGTTTCGGTGACCGCCGCAAGGAAATGCTCAAAGACCTCGCTACCCTCACCGGTGCGACTGTTGTTTCCGAAGACATCGGTCTCTCCCTCGACGCTATGACCGTTGAAGGTCTGGGTACCGCAAAGCGTGTACGCGTAGACAAAGAAAACACCGTTATCGTAGACGGCGCAGGCAACGTTGAAGAAATCAAAGCTCGCGTTAAGCAGATCGAAGCTCAGATCAATGATTCTTCCTCTGACTACGACCGTGAAAAACTTCAGGAACGCCTCGCCAAGCTCGTTGGCGGTGTTGCAGTAATCAAAGTTGGTGCTGCTACCGAAGTTGAAATGAAAGAAAAGAAAGCTCGCGTTGAAGATGCTCTTAACGCAACCCGCGCAGCTGTTGAAGAAGGCATCGTAGCTGGTGGCGGTACCGCCCTCGTACGTTGTGCTAAAGTTCTCGACGACCTCAAAGCAGGCAACGATGACGAACTGGCAGGTATCAACATCATCCGCCGTGCTGCTCAGCAGCCCCTGCGCATGATCTCTGCTAACGCAGGTTTCGAAGGTTCCGTAGTTGTTGAAAAAGTTGCCGCTGGTAAAGACGGTTTCGGTTTCAACGCTGGTACCGGCGAATACGAAGACCTCATCAAGGCCGGTGTTATCGACCCCAAAAAGGTTACCCGTATCGCTCTCCAGAACGCAGCTTCCGTGTCCAGCCTCCTGCTGACCACCGAATGCGCTATCTCCGACGCTGTCGAAGAAGAATAG
- a CDS encoding PIN domain-containing protein, translating to MKNIYIDTNIIRKCGFDFLRPEYLKLIQLCQKYGYKIFIHTVVISEVETQLLDKFKKAIEQTNRHLGKLSSIARETRTKEAIEGVYLDYSEVASKVKKDILYPFRNWMRMCNVEVVGFDQEDAEKVFANYFNGQGCFSTPKCRSDLPDAFIAQGLKNLCLNDAIILCEDGRLLNELVQCAKKPFGIFDSYESFASFFSKGLPQEVEFDFSLESIGLSFTDSKEFYHQLVAEIEGYDWSGCDFDADESDTTIHFLNVNGDISIDSTELNENMIKVNCSFNATANIDFFIFKSDYYSGAEDTYQGVSVTDWNDHYFFAETEKELSITAECVFFIDDFDLNDAQKKDSVFDIIFNSFSFSVENLSVDGYYDTYDLY from the coding sequence ATGAAAAATATTTACATAGATACGAATATTATAAGAAAGTGTGGCTTTGATTTTTTACGCCCTGAATACCTAAAGTTAATTCAGCTATGTCAAAAATATGGATATAAAATTTTTATTCATACTGTAGTTATTAGTGAAGTTGAAACTCAGCTTTTAGACAAATTTAAAAAAGCCATCGAACAGACAAATAGGCATCTTGGAAAACTTTCTTCGATCGCCAGAGAAACACGAACCAAGGAAGCTATAGAAGGTGTTTACTTAGACTACAGCGAAGTAGCTTCTAAGGTAAAAAAAGATATTCTGTATCCATTTAGAAATTGGATGAGAATGTGCAATGTTGAAGTCGTTGGATTTGACCAAGAGGATGCAGAAAAGGTCTTCGCGAATTATTTTAATGGTCAAGGATGTTTCTCAACTCCAAAATGTAGGAGTGATTTACCTGACGCTTTCATAGCACAAGGCCTTAAAAACCTATGCTTAAACGATGCGATTATTCTGTGTGAAGATGGAAGACTATTGAACGAACTGGTCCAATGCGCCAAAAAACCTTTCGGTATTTTTGATAGTTACGAAAGCTTTGCTTCCTTCTTTAGCAAAGGATTACCACAGGAAGTTGAGTTTGATTTTTCATTAGAGTCTATTGGCTTGTCGTTCACAGATTCAAAGGAATTTTATCACCAACTAGTTGCGGAAATTGAAGGTTATGATTGGTCTGGATGTGATTTTGATGCAGATGAATCTGACACGACTATTCACTTCTTAAACGTTAATGGTGATATTTCAATAGATTCTACGGAATTAAATGAAAATATGATCAAAGTTAACTGTTCATTTAATGCTACAGCCAACATTGATTTTTTCATTTTTAAATCTGATTACTACAGTGGGGCAGAAGATACATACCAAGGCGTTTCTGTAACAGACTGGAATGACCATTACTTTTTTGCTGAAACTGAAAAAGAATTATCAATTACTGCTGAGTGTGTCTTTTTCATTGACGATTTTGATTTAAATGATGCTCAAAAAAAAGATTCTGTATTTGATATTATTTTCAACTCATTTTCTTTTTCTGTAGAGAATCTGTCTGTTGATGGCTACTATGACACATACGATTTATACTAA